One genomic segment of Bradyrhizobium prioriisuperbiae includes these proteins:
- a CDS encoding FkbM family methyltransferase, with amino-acid sequence MRNITRKLAFVLAASNHGTMIVNRLDHRMLAPGQGYGVGFQILENASFDPSEVGMMVELLAVRRSHYGDGVVAIDCGANIGVHTIEWAQAMTGWGSVVAVEAQERIYYALAGNIAINNCFNARALHAAVSNESGTMNIPNPNYLMASSFGSLELRQRPQTEFIGQAIDYSPEKTVEVRMMKLDELGLARCDLIKIDVEGMEMEALEGGQQTIERAHPIMLIESIKADKAQLRNWLAERGYNVMDAGINLLAIHSSDKTLKDVQAASTSQAAE; translated from the coding sequence ATGCGCAATATAACCCGCAAGCTGGCGTTCGTGCTCGCCGCCTCCAATCACGGCACGATGATCGTCAACCGCCTCGACCATCGCATGCTCGCGCCGGGCCAGGGCTATGGCGTCGGCTTCCAGATCCTGGAAAACGCCTCGTTCGACCCCTCCGAAGTCGGCATGATGGTCGAGCTTCTGGCGGTCCGCCGCTCGCATTATGGCGACGGGGTGGTGGCGATCGACTGCGGCGCCAACATCGGCGTGCACACCATCGAGTGGGCCCAGGCCATGACCGGCTGGGGCTCGGTGGTGGCGGTCGAGGCGCAGGAGCGGATCTATTACGCGCTGGCCGGCAACATCGCGATCAACAACTGCTTCAACGCCCGTGCGCTGCATGCGGCCGTTTCCAACGAGAGCGGCACCATGAACATCCCGAACCCCAATTACCTGATGGCCTCGAGCTTCGGCAGCCTCGAGCTGCGGCAACGCCCGCAGACCGAGTTCATCGGCCAGGCGATCGATTATTCGCCGGAGAAAACGGTCGAGGTCCGCATGATGAAGCTGGACGAACTGGGCCTCGCACGCTGCGACCTCATCAAGATCGACGTCGAGGGCATGGAGATGGAGGCGCTCGAAGGCGGGCAGCAGACCATCGAGCGGGCTCATCCCATCATGCTGATCGAATCGATCAAGGCCGACAAGGCTCAGCTGCGCAATTGGCTCGCTGAGCGCGGCTACAATGTGATGGACGCCGGCATCAACCTGCTGGCGATTCACTCCAGCGACAAGACGTTGAAGGACGTGCAGGCGGCTTCGACCAGCCAGGCGGCGGAGTAG